One window of Flavobacteriales bacterium genomic DNA carries:
- a CDS encoding choice-of-anchor L domain-containing protein, with protein MNRFITAVIAVACTSFAQAQLSVSPQTDLQELARTITGPGVSISNPQINCNSQGYGEFQYAGSLLGIDEGILLTSGKIANAVGPNNAENTTFDQGYGGNSILDIVTGRTTKDACKFEFDVIPAGDSLRFDFVFGSEEYNEWVGSQYNDVFGFFISGPGITGDAGIGIDKNIALIPGTSQAVTINNVNNGSNASYFHDNAGGQHIQYDGVTTGLSAFSTVQPCATYHLKLIVADASDRKFDSGVFIAKVKSNPITMQLVTQSGADSLIEGCNSGSVRFMRQQATSQPLTLEYYLQGSATNGTDYAAIGAVDPNTPKSITIPANQSYVDQPIDPIVDGIPEGLETLLFILGNPYCPSVYADSLEVPLVDSLNASVQPTISTICLNGQVQLLATGGTQYTWTPANGLSATNIANPIAQPNSTQQYSVTVQDGGCSQTLQCTVKVSDMTITANTTRPLCNAASNGAINISLGGGIAPYSFQWSGPNSFSATTEDITNITAGTYTVTVTDAACTKTQSFNVGQPAPLSVSLSPSLLIFGQNISCSGGHDGSIDATITGGTGPYTVNWTGPNGYISNSVDIGTLGAGTYSIAVSDASGCTATANTTLLESAPMNAAISATSDVACANDADGSATVDVTGGMPNYTYSWSTVPAQTGATASGLSPGIFTVIATDQYGCVISTAATITGPTQQLNVQLTAKTDVTCFGAANGSATISVSGGTVAYGISWNTTPVQTGTTAVGLSGGSYTATITDANSCGTTLQVTIAEPAQPLAVAITAQTNILCHGQATGSATVSASGGSGPYAYSWNTTPARNGASQTGLNAGSYTVTVTDVHGCTTTQSVEITAPAVGLSASINASTDVLCAGGSNGSATVAVTGGTSPYSYLWNTTPPQSGASATGLASGTWQVSIVDANQCSTSASVTIAQPTPLVAIGTISPALCQGAASGAVDVSTSGGTTPYSWSWTGPASFTANTEDISSLNAGGYTLTVTDGNGCSITRSFDVNQPGLFTVSAIPSVHGNANVSCPNSTDGAIDLTVSGAVPPYSFVWSGPGSFNVASEDIAGLQAGTYSVSITDDNGCSTDLDVTLLAPPPIAVQTTLSNFGGTSISCNGGSNGSITAQISGGNAPYTTAWTGPSGFSSAQTDLTGLSAGTYQLAITDANGCMTDQVAEITQPFALTATNGGTSPASCFGSATGQATVHVTGGRSPYSYTWNTNPAQHAATSTGLSAGSYTVSVTDANGCTTTATMTVGGPIAALAILPPSITNVLCHGSNTGAATAQATGGTAPYTYTWNTSPQTNGPTATGLVAGTFIVTVTDAAGCTTSRNVIITQPQQPLAATVANRHYVTCFGDNDGSISIVVTGGSGNYNITWNTSPVQTGSTATGLATGNYVATIADANGCTQTLAFPVSIDGPAAPLALTYVPFTFPGGAHVSCPGNSDGSIDVTVTGGTPNYAYSWQDGMGGTFNMQDPTGLSAGTYQLIIGDGHGCQVDTTITLVAPPLITATANVHSAICHGASDGSIDMTAAGGVAPYSYQWSGPGSFTAGTQDLNMIGAGVYMVVITDANGCSIDQPFDVTEPGTFSFNATLSPVACNNSTDGSIQLTASGGTAPYQYDWSGPNGYNATTANINGLAAGTYNLILTDDNGCSALSSQTLTAPSSLSVYTFSNKDHSGYDISCNGSSDGVINTTYSGGTPPYSFAWTGPGGFTASTADITGLAAGTYTLTLTDDNGCSVVAITTLVAPPVLSATAVAGSFAGGSGTSCNGIVDGSIVLTPAGGTPPYAVTWSGPSGFTSSAWQITGLAAGSYTATVSDANGCSTTASATLTAPLPLELTSTSTDIMCNGGNTGSADLSVSGGSGIYSYQWSGPNVFTASTQDISNLIAGTYTVTVVDANGCTASTSVTIVQPTAIQATAIITTAACQGANTGAVDLTMTGGTGGYSYLWTGFPAFSATTEDIGPLFAGVYSLTVTDDNGCTYNTSYNVGEPGLFDITAELSSVGGGYNVSCADASDGSIDANVSGGTGPLNYFWTGPNGFTSINLDLTGLPSGQYSLTVHDVNGCNGTASFTLTAPSPIIIGLITTAQPACNGGNDGSIEASILGGTAPYSSSWTGPNGSLGISQNLTGVGAGTYVITVTDALGCSATGSITLTSPAGIDAIATAHEYANGANLSCTYSSDGSIDLDITGGAAPYQVTWNGPTGYHFSGEDINGLVPGTYTATITDANGCNAVAQVNLVAPAPLDLAITTSSYSSGNAISCSGAADGSITLITTGGNPGYTTSWTGPNGFTSQQTVLHDLGPGSYSVVIYDASGCTANADVNLIAPPPITTSAVLSDHGGFEVGCGGTDGSIDLTAAGGLAPYQFSWTGPNGFAASDEDLMNITAGSYTVAITDANGCSTSRSFTLNAPENLTTALTVTSNECDLSANGTIALTVSGGVGPFDISWTGPNGFTSIDENITGLASGDYAVTVTSAMGCIATANAAVIAAAPMTVGLYASNYGSVNIPCHGDSSGTIELAVSGGFAPLNIAWTGPNGFIADTPDINGLMAGTYAVTITDDHGCMRDTSITLIEPDSALTTVLAATDVACNGSLTGSINATVTGGAAPYTFDWRGPDSTQFSTEDLSNIGAGDYELVVTDANQCVRSLSITVSQPDSALGVDFSVVDHNGYNTTCSDASDGAINLTAIGGSPEYTYNWAGPDGFTSVEDSLSDLAAGTYVLSATDANGCTIEQSITIVPALPITVELSAATFASGTNISCFGMNDGMISAMASGGVNPASPQWSGPNGFTASTMNIDSLVAGTYCLTVTDDNGCSAQNCVTLSAPDALVAAATTSAAPCGLSTGAVDATITGGSPAYSTVWNAGEQSEDLANVIAGTYTLTVTDANGCISSTTATVAGTPGVEASAGVTGPLCHASTDGAIDLTITSGLAPFTYAWDNGAADEDRSGLAGGEYGISITDGNGCTWDSLITVQAPEVITADTILSHFVNGHNIGSWNGADGSISVDVTGGTPPYTYAWDDGASMASRYGLSAGTYEVTITDSNGCSIQLTIILTQPDDLEMPTGFTPNGDGNNDTFVVRGIEAYPGNQLIVYNRWGNVVFDQPHYTNEWRGENQQGQDLPDGTYFVVLRLNAEITLQNYVDLRR; from the coding sequence ATGAACCGTTTCATCACCGCAGTGATCGCTGTCGCTTGTACCAGCTTCGCTCAAGCACAGCTGTCGGTAAGCCCACAAACGGACCTTCAGGAACTTGCCCGGACGATCACCGGTCCCGGGGTCTCCATCTCGAACCCGCAGATCAACTGCAATAGCCAAGGGTATGGCGAATTCCAATACGCGGGATCGCTGCTCGGCATCGATGAAGGGATCCTGCTCACCTCCGGGAAGATCGCCAATGCGGTGGGACCGAACAACGCCGAGAACACCACTTTCGACCAAGGCTACGGCGGGAACAGCATACTGGACATCGTGACCGGCCGGACCACGAAGGATGCCTGCAAATTCGAGTTCGATGTGATCCCGGCAGGCGACAGCCTCCGCTTCGATTTCGTATTCGGTTCCGAGGAGTACAATGAATGGGTGGGCTCACAGTACAATGATGTCTTCGGCTTCTTCATCAGTGGTCCGGGCATTACCGGGGACGCCGGTATCGGCATTGACAAGAATATCGCCCTCATTCCCGGGACCAGCCAGGCCGTGACGATCAACAATGTCAACAACGGTTCGAACGCCAGTTATTTCCATGACAACGCCGGTGGCCAGCACATCCAGTACGATGGCGTCACCACGGGCCTGAGCGCGTTCTCGACCGTGCAACCTTGTGCGACCTATCACTTGAAACTGATCGTGGCGGACGCCTCCGACCGCAAATTCGACTCCGGTGTCTTCATCGCCAAGGTCAAGAGCAATCCGATAACGATGCAATTGGTCACCCAGAGCGGAGCTGACAGTTTGATCGAGGGATGCAACAGTGGTTCCGTACGCTTCATGCGCCAGCAAGCGACGAGCCAACCTTTGACGCTGGAATACTACCTGCAAGGTTCGGCGACCAATGGAACGGACTATGCCGCCATCGGAGCCGTAGATCCCAATACACCGAAGTCGATCACCATCCCTGCGAACCAATCCTATGTTGATCAGCCCATCGACCCCATCGTCGACGGTATACCGGAAGGGCTGGAGACCCTGCTATTCATTCTTGGCAATCCCTACTGCCCGAGTGTTTACGCTGATTCCTTGGAGGTTCCCCTAGTGGATTCCCTGAACGCATCGGTCCAGCCAACGATCAGCACGATCTGCCTGAACGGCCAAGTCCAACTCCTTGCTACCGGCGGCACGCAGTACACCTGGACCCCGGCCAACGGCCTCAGCGCGACCAACATCGCCAACCCCATCGCCCAGCCCAACTCCACCCAACAATATTCGGTGACCGTGCAGGACGGAGGATGCTCGCAGACCTTGCAATGCACGGTGAAGGTGAGCGACATGACGATCACCGCGAACACCACACGGCCTTTGTGCAACGCTGCGAGCAATGGTGCCATCAACATTTCCCTCGGCGGCGGCATCGCACCGTACAGCTTCCAATGGTCCGGCCCGAACAGCTTCTCGGCCACTACCGAGGACATCACGAACATCACCGCAGGGACCTATACCGTCACCGTGACGGATGCGGCCTGCACGAAGACACAGAGTTTCAATGTGGGCCAACCCGCGCCTTTGAGCGTGAGCCTTTCACCGTCGCTGCTGATCTTCGGCCAGAACATCAGCTGCAGCGGTGGGCATGACGGCAGCATCGACGCGACCATCACCGGAGGTACCGGCCCGTACACGGTGAATTGGACCGGCCCCAATGGCTATATCTCCAATTCCGTGGACATCGGCACACTTGGCGCAGGCACGTATTCCATTGCGGTGAGCGATGCGAGCGGATGCACGGCGACGGCCAATACCACGCTTCTGGAAAGCGCGCCGATGAACGCCGCCATCAGTGCAACAAGTGACGTGGCATGCGCGAATGACGCGGACGGTTCCGCCACGGTCGACGTGACGGGCGGCATGCCCAACTACACGTACAGTTGGAGCACGGTGCCCGCGCAGACCGGCGCCACCGCCAGCGGTCTTTCGCCGGGCATATTTACCGTCATCGCCACCGATCAATACGGATGCGTCATCAGCACCGCGGCCACCATCACCGGCCCGACGCAGCAGCTGAACGTACAATTGACCGCGAAGACGGACGTGACCTGCTTCGGCGCGGCCAATGGCAGTGCGACGATCTCCGTGAGCGGCGGGACCGTCGCCTACGGAATATCTTGGAACACGACTCCTGTGCAGACAGGCACGACAGCGGTCGGACTATCCGGCGGCTCCTATACGGCGACGATCACCGATGCCAATAGTTGCGGCACGACACTGCAAGTGACCATTGCTGAACCGGCACAGCCTTTGGCCGTTGCCATCACTGCGCAAACGAACATACTCTGCCACGGCCAAGCCACCGGCAGTGCTACGGTGAGCGCTTCCGGCGGAAGCGGCCCCTATGCCTATTCATGGAACACGACGCCCGCACGGAACGGGGCCTCACAAACAGGTCTGAATGCCGGAAGCTACACGGTCACTGTGACCGATGTCCATGGTTGCACCACTACGCAGAGCGTTGAGATCACCGCACCCGCTGTCGGTTTGTCGGCAAGCATCAATGCCAGCACCGACGTGCTCTGTGCCGGTGGTTCCAACGGGAGTGCGACAGTCGCCGTCACTGGTGGGACCAGCCCCTACAGCTACCTCTGGAACACTACCCCACCGCAAAGCGGAGCATCCGCCACCGGTCTTGCCAGCGGCACATGGCAGGTCAGCATCGTGGATGCGAACCAATGCAGTACATCAGCATCAGTAACGATCGCACAACCCACACCGCTCGTTGCGATCGGCACCATCAGTCCCGCACTCTGCCAAGGCGCTGCCAGCGGCGCAGTGGATGTGAGCACCTCCGGCGGAACCACTCCTTATTCCTGGTCCTGGACCGGACCTGCCAGCTTTACCGCGAACACGGAGGACATCAGTTCCCTGAACGCGGGCGGTTACACCTTGACCGTGACCGATGGCAACGGATGCAGCATCACCCGCAGCTTCGACGTGAACCAGCCGGGCCTCTTCACCGTGAGCGCAATACCATCCGTTCACGGGAATGCGAACGTGAGCTGCCCGAACAGTACGGACGGTGCGATCGACCTGACGGTAAGCGGTGCCGTACCTCCCTACTCCTTTGTCTGGTCCGGGCCGGGCAGCTTCAACGTAGCTTCTGAGGATATCGCGGGCCTGCAGGCGGGAACGTACTCCGTTTCCATCACCGATGATAACGGCTGCAGCACCGACCTTGATGTGACGCTGCTGGCTCCTCCGCCCATCGCTGTGCAGACCACGCTGAGCAACTTCGGTGGAACCTCTATTTCGTGCAACGGCGGCAGCAACGGCAGCATCACCGCGCAGATCTCCGGAGGGAACGCACCCTATACGACGGCATGGACCGGGCCTTCCGGTTTCAGTTCCGCCCAGACCGATCTCACGGGATTGAGCGCCGGCACCTACCAGCTGGCCATCACGGACGCGAACGGTTGCATGACCGACCAAGTCGCTGAGATCACCCAGCCCTTCGCCTTGACCGCGACCAATGGCGGCACCTCGCCTGCAAGCTGTTTCGGCAGCGCCACCGGGCAGGCCACCGTGCACGTCACCGGCGGTCGTTCACCATACTCCTATACTTGGAACACCAACCCCGCACAGCATGCGGCCACGTCGACCGGCCTGAGCGCGGGCAGCTATACCGTGTCCGTGACCGACGCCAATGGTTGCACCACCACCGCTACCATGACCGTGGGCGGGCCTATTGCAGCGTTGGCCATCCTTCCGCCGAGCATCACCAACGTTCTGTGCCATGGCAGCAACACCGGTGCGGCCACGGCCCAGGCAACGGGAGGAACGGCACCATACACCTACACGTGGAACACCAGCCCGCAGACCAACGGCCCCACTGCGACCGGATTGGTCGCCGGCACCTTCATCGTGACCGTGACGGATGCCGCGGGATGCACCACTTCGCGGAACGTGATCATCACGCAGCCCCAACAGCCTCTTGCGGCAACCGTGGCGAACCGGCACTACGTCACCTGCTTCGGCGATAACGACGGATCCATCTCCATTGTGGTGACCGGGGGCAGCGGCAACTACAACATCACGTGGAACACCAGCCCGGTGCAGACCGGCTCCACGGCGACGGGCCTGGCGACAGGCAACTATGTGGCCACCATTGCCGATGCGAACGGATGCACGCAGACGCTGGCATTCCCGGTCTCCATCGATGGACCTGCGGCACCGCTGGCCTTGACGTACGTGCCCTTCACATTTCCCGGTGGAGCGCATGTCAGTTGCCCGGGGAACAGCGATGGGAGCATTGACGTCACCGTGACGGGCGGTACCCCGAATTACGCCTATTCGTGGCAGGATGGCATGGGCGGCACCTTCAATATGCAGGATCCCACGGGTCTTTCCGCAGGTACCTACCAGCTTATCATCGGGGATGGGCATGGTTGCCAGGTCGACACGACGATCACCTTGGTAGCACCGCCCCTGATCACCGCGACCGCCAACGTTCACTCCGCTATTTGCCACGGTGCCAGCGATGGTTCGATCGACATGACCGCAGCAGGCGGTGTTGCACCCTACTCCTATCAATGGAGCGGTCCGGGCAGTTTCACGGCCGGTACGCAGGACCTGAACATGATCGGTGCAGGCGTCTACATGGTGGTCATCACCGATGCCAACGGATGCTCGATCGATCAACCCTTCGATGTGACCGAGCCCGGCACCTTCAGCTTCAATGCAACGCTCAGCCCCGTCGCTTGCAACAACTCCACGGACGGTTCGATCCAGCTCACCGCTTCCGGCGGAACGGCACCTTACCAGTACGACTGGAGCGGACCCAACGGCTACAATGCGACCACAGCGAACATCAATGGTCTCGCGGCAGGCACATACAACCTCATCCTCACTGATGACAATGGTTGCTCCGCACTATCCAGCCAGACCCTCACGGCTCCCTCGTCACTGAGCGTTTACACATTCTCCAACAAGGACCACAGCGGCTACGACATCAGCTGTAACGGTTCCTCGGACGGTGTGATCAACACCACCTACAGCGGAGGAACGCCTCCGTATTCCTTCGCATGGACCGGACCCGGCGGCTTTACCGCCAGCACTGCGGATATCACCGGGCTTGCGGCAGGCACATATACACTGACCTTGACGGATGACAATGGCTGCTCGGTGGTCGCCATCACGACATTGGTCGCTCCTCCCGTGCTTTCAGCCACTGCGGTGGCAGGCAGCTTTGCCGGCGGTAGCGGCACTAGCTGTAATGGGATTGTGGACGGATCGATCGTTCTCACACCAGCGGGTGGGACGCCTCCATACGCGGTGACCTGGAGCGGCCCAAGCGGATTCACTTCGAGCGCCTGGCAGATCACCGGCCTGGCGGCAGGGAGCTATACCGCGACCGTGTCCGATGCGAACGGTTGCTCAACTACGGCATCCGCAACATTGACCGCACCGCTACCCTTGGAGCTCACCAGCACAAGCACCGACATCATGTGCAATGGTGGCAACACCGGTTCCGCGGACCTTTCCGTTTCCGGAGGCAGCGGCATCTACAGCTATCAATGGAGCGGCCCGAACGTGTTCACTGCCAGCACGCAGGACATCTCCAACTTGATCGCCGGTACTTATACCGTGACCGTAGTGGACGCCAACGGATGCACAGCCAGTACTTCCGTGACCATTGTCCAGCCCACCGCGATCCAGGCCACGGCGATCATCACCACTGCGGCATGCCAAGGCGCCAACACGGGTGCGGTCGACCTAACGATGACCGGGGGGACAGGCGGATACTCCTACCTCTGGACGGGCTTCCCCGCATTCTCCGCCACCACCGAGGACATCGGACCGCTATTCGCTGGCGTATACTCACTGACAGTGACGGATGACAATGGGTGCACATATAACACTAGCTACAATGTCGGCGAGCCTGGCCTGTTCGACATCACGGCCGAACTGAGCAGCGTCGGTGGCGGCTACAATGTGAGCTGCGCGGATGCTAGCGATGGCAGCATCGATGCCAACGTGAGCGGCGGCACCGGCCCCTTGAACTATTTCTGGACCGGCCCTAACGGCTTCACTTCGATCAACCTCGACCTCACCGGCCTTCCATCTGGCCAGTACAGTCTCACCGTGCATGACGTGAACGGCTGCAACGGAACGGCAAGCTTCACCCTCACTGCGCCATCGCCGATCATCATCGGATTGATCACCACGGCACAGCCCGCATGCAACGGCGGCAATGACGGTAGTATCGAAGCGTCCATTCTCGGAGGGACCGCTCCCTATTCCTCCTCGTGGACCGGCCCTAACGGATCGCTCGGGATCTCGCAGAACCTCACCGGCGTGGGTGCGGGAACGTATGTGATCACCGTGACCGACGCCTTGGGATGCTCCGCGACCGGAAGCATCACGCTGACCAGTCCGGCAGGTATCGATGCCATCGCCACCGCGCATGAATACGCCAACGGAGCCAACCTGAGCTGCACATACTCCAGCGATGGCAGCATCGATCTGGACATCACCGGTGGTGCAGCTCCTTACCAGGTCACATGGAACGGACCCACCGGCTATCATTTTTCCGGCGAGGACATCAACGGTTTGGTGCCGGGCACGTACACCGCAACGATCACAGATGCCAACGGCTGCAACGCCGTGGCCCAAGTGAACCTTGTCGCACCGGCGCCGCTTGACCTGGCGATCACAACTTCGTCCTATAGCAGTGGCAACGCCATCTCCTGCTCGGGTGCCGCGGACGGCAGCATCACGCTGATCACCACCGGCGGAAACCCGGGCTACACCACATCCTGGACCGGCCCGAACGGATTTACATCCCAACAGACCGTGCTTCACGACCTGGGTCCCGGCAGTTATAGCGTGGTCATCTACGATGCATCTGGCTGCACGGCCAATGCGGATGTGAACCTGATCGCACCGCCCCCCATCACCACCTCCGCAGTGCTTTCCGACCATGGTGGTTTCGAGGTGGGTTGTGGCGGGACCGACGGTTCCATCGACCTCACCGCTGCCGGCGGCCTCGCGCCCTACCAGTTCAGCTGGACAGGCCCCAACGGCTTTGCTGCATCCGACGAAGACTTGATGAACATCACCGCAGGCAGCTATACCGTGGCGATCACCGATGCGAACGGATGCAGCACCAGCCGCAGCTTCACGCTGAACGCGCCGGAGAACCTCACCACGGCACTCACGGTGACGAGCAATGAATGCGACCTGAGTGCGAACGGCACCATCGCCCTGACCGTGAGCGGTGGCGTGGGACCATTCGATATCTCTTGGACCGGGCCTAACGGGTTCACCTCCATCGATGAGAATATCACAGGGCTCGCGAGCGGTGACTATGCCGTTACCGTTACCAGTGCCATGGGATGCATCGCAACGGCCAATGCCGCAGTGATCGCGGCCGCACCCATGACGGTCGGGCTCTATGCCTCGAACTACGGTAGCGTGAACATCCCCTGCCACGGCGACAGCAGTGGCACCATCGAGCTGGCCGTGAGCGGCGGGTTCGCACCATTGAACATCGCTTGGACAGGACCGAATGGATTCATCGCGGACACCCCCGACATCAATGGATTGATGGCCGGCACCTATGCCGTCACAATCACCGATGACCACGGCTGCATGCGCGACACGTCCATCACCTTGATCGAACCGGACAGCGCTCTCACCACGGTGCTTGCCGCCACCGATGTCGCTTGCAACGGATCACTTACCGGAAGCATCAACGCCACCGTCACCGGAGGTGCGGCCCCTTACACCTTCGATTGGCGCGGCCCGGACAGCACGCAGTTCAGCACCGAGGACCTTTCGAACATCGGCGCGGGCGATTACGAGCTGGTGGTGACCGATGCGAATCAGTGCGTACGCTCCCTGTCCATCACCGTTTCCCAGCCGGACAGCGCCTTGGGCGTGGACTTCAGCGTGGTGGACCACAACGGCTACAACACCACTTGCTCGGATGCCAGCGACGGCGCGATCAACCTCACAGCTATCGGAGGAAGTCCCGAATACACCTACAACTGGGCGGGACCGGACGGCTTCACGTCGGTGGAGGACAGCCTCTCCGATCTGGCTGCGGGCACCTACGTCCTCTCCGCCACGGATGCGAACGGATGCACCATCGAGCAGAGTATCACGATCGTGCCAGCGCTGCCCATCACCGTTGAACTCTCCGCTGCCACATTCGCATCCGGCACCAACATCAGCTGCTTCGGCATGAACGATGGGATGATCAGTGCGATGGCCTCCGGTGGCGTTAACCCGGCATCGCCGCAATGGAGCGGCCCGAACGGCTTTACCGCTTCCACGATGAACATTGATTCACTGGTGGCAGGCACTTATTGCCTTACCGTCACCGATGACAACGGATGTTCCGCACAGAACTGCGTGACCCTTTCCGCCCCCGACGCCTTGGTCGCTGCGGCCACCACCAGCGCAGCACCTTGCGGCCTTTCAACCGGTGCGGTGGATGCGACCATTACCGGTGGAAGCCCCGCGTACAGCACCGTCTGGAACGCCGGCGAACAAAGCGAGGACCTGGCGAACGTGATCGCCGGAACGTACACGCTCACCGTGACCGATGCCAACGGTTGCATCTCCAGCACAACCGCTACCGTGGCCGGCACGCCCGGTGTGGAAGCCAGTGCGGGAGTTACAGGCCCGCTGTGCCACGCATCAACGGACGGTGCGATCGATCTTACCATCACCTCCGGCCTTGCTCCTTTCACCTATGCCTGGGACAACGGCGCTGCGGACGAGGACCGCTCCGGTCTGGCCGGTGGGGAATATGGGATCTCCATCACCGACGGGAACGGATGCACATGGGATTCGCTGATCACCGTTCAGGCTCCTGAGGTCATCACCGCGGATACCATCCTCTCCCACTTCGTGAACGGCCACAACATCGGCTCATGGAATGGTGCCGACGGTTCCATCAGCGTGGACGTGACCGGAGGTACGCCGCCCTACACCTACGCTTGGGACGACGGCGCTTCAATGGCATCGCGGTACGGCCTTTCAGCCGGCACGTACGAGGTCACGATCACCGATAGCAACGGTTGCTCGATCCAGCTCACCATCATCCTCACCCAGCCGGACGATCTGGAAATGCCCACGGGCTTCACGCCCAATGGCGACGGGAACAACGACACCTTCGTGGTCCGTGGCATCGAGGCCTATCCGGGCAATCAACTGATCGTCTACAACCGCTGGGGCAACGTGGTCTTCGACCAACCGCACTACACCAACGAATGGCGCGGTGAAAACCAGCAGGGACAGGACCTGCCGGACGGCACCTACTTCGTCGTCCTCCGCCTGAACGCCGAAATCACCCTGCAGAACTATGTGGACCTCCGACGGTAA
- the rlmB gene encoding 23S rRNA (guanosine(2251)-2'-O)-methyltransferase RlmB has product MRKDELVCGIHPVMEALRSDLHVEKMLIRRDAGGDGIRDLKNLARELGVPWQPVPGEKLDRLTTTEHQGVIAFISQVAMQDLDGLIAQAYDRGEDPLLVALDGVTDVRNMGAIARSAECFGAHGMLVPKTGTARLGSDAVKSSAGALLRKPVCRVDNLPVAIDRAREHGLRIIAVTEKAETLIEDCDLTGPVVLVMGAEDVGISPVILRKADALVRIRMAGTLGSLNVSVASGVVLHEVLRQRSGKGSA; this is encoded by the coding sequence ATGAGAAAAGACGAACTGGTCTGCGGGATACACCCGGTGATGGAGGCGCTACGGAGCGACCTGCACGTGGAGAAAATGCTGATCCGCCGCGACGCGGGGGGCGATGGCATCCGCGACTTGAAGAACCTTGCGCGGGAGCTTGGCGTGCCTTGGCAGCCGGTGCCCGGGGAGAAGCTGGACCGCTTGACCACCACGGAGCATCAAGGGGTGATCGCCTTCATCAGCCAAGTGGCCATGCAGGACCTCGACGGGTTGATCGCACAGGCGTACGACCGGGGGGAAGACCCGCTCCTCGTGGCCCTTGACGGCGTTACCGACGTGCGGAACATGGGCGCCATCGCCCGCAGCGCGGAATGCTTCGGGGCGCACGGCATGCTGGTACCCAAGACCGGGACGGCACGATTAGGCAGTGACGCGGTGAAAAGCAGTGCCGGGGCATTGTTGCGGAAGCCTGTTTGCCGCGTGGACAATTTACCCGTGGCCATAGACCGTGCCCGGGAACATGGACTGCGCATCATCGCGGTGACCGAGAAGGCGGAGACCTTGATCGAGGACTGCGACCTCACCGGCCCGGTAGTGCTGGTGATGGGCGCTGAGGATGTGGGCATCTCGCCGGTCATCCTGCGCAAGGCGGACGCGCTGGTCCGCATCCGTATGGCGGGTACCCTCGGTTCGCTGAACGTGAGCGTGGCTTCGGGCGTGGTGCTTCACGAAGTGTTGCGTCAACGCTCGGGAAAGGGATCGGCCTGA